ATGGGTAAGGCCGACTGGGAGGGCGTCTGCCGCGACATGAAGCTGCAGAGCGGCGTCTTCTGGCCGATCCCCATCACCCTGAGCGTGGACCGCGCCACGGCCGGCGCCCTGAAGACGGGCGACGGCATCGCGCTGGTCGAGCCGGAGACGGGCGAGATCCTCGCCACCATGGAGGTGCGGGAGCAGTACGAGATCGACCGCGCCTTCGAGTGCGAGCGCGTCTTCCGCACCGTCGATCCCGAGCACCCGGGCGTCAAGATGGTCATGGAGCAGAAGGACGTGAACCTCGGCGGCCCGGTGAAGGTGCTGAGCGAGAGCACGTTCCCGGCCGAGTTCCCCGGCCTCTACATGCGCCCCGCGGAGAGCCGCCGCATCTTCGCCGAGCGCGGCTGGAAGACGATCGCCGCGCTGCAGCTGCGCAACCCCATGCACCGCAGCCACGAGTACCTGGCCAAGATCGCGCTGGAGATCAACGACGGCGTGTTCATCCACCAGCTGGTGGGCAACCTGAAGCCGGGCGACATCCCCGCCGACGTGCGCGCGAAGTGCATCGACGCGCTGGTCGAGGGCTACTTCCTGAAGGAGAGCGTCCTGCAGGGCGGCTACCCGCTGGACATGCGCTACGCCGGGCCGCGCGAGGGCCTGCTGCACGGCCTGTTCCGCCAGAACTTCGGCTGCACCCACATGATCATCGGCCGCGACCACGCCGGCGTCGGCAACTACTACGGCCCCTTCGACGCCCAGAACATCTGGTCGGAGATCCCCGCGGGCTCGCTCGAGATCGAGATGCTGCCCATCGACTGGACCTTTTGGTGCTACAAGTGCGGCGGCATGATCTCCATGCGCACCTGCCCCCACGGCAAGGAAGACCGCCTGTTCCTCTCGGGCACCGCCCTGCGCAAGGGCCTCAGCGAGGGCGGCGAGATCCCGGCCGAGTTCTCGCGGCCCGAGGTGCTGGCGATCCTGAAGGAGTACTACGCCGGGATCGACGCCGCGAACCGCGTGGAAGTGAAGCTGCATGACGCGGCGACAGGCAAAGGGACCGAGAAGAAATCCTGACGCGTCCCGACTGCGGTGCGGAAGTTGCCCTCGCCAGGAGAGAGGGAGTCGGCGTGAAGGACCGGCCAGCGAGCGCGATTCGGTGAATCGGGCTTGACCCGCGGTCCGTTCTTGCCGACAATCAGGGAGCAGTCAACCCCAGTTCGGCTCGCTGAGCCGACTGGCCCCCTCCGGGTTGCGACCCGGAGGGTTTCTTTTTGATAACCACATTGTACAGAACGACTTTCCTGGTTGACGGCTTCAACCTCTATCATTCGTTGCGCACGGCGTCGGAGGAAATGGGCGGCGCCTCGACGAAGTGGTTGGACCTGTCCAGCCTCCTGCGATCCTATCTGCCGAACATCGGCGGCGGTGCGCAGGTCGAGCGCATTTACTATTTCTCCGCGCTTGCCACGCACCTGGAGCCGCGACAACCGGGCGTGACAGTTCGCCATCGCTCCTACATCGAATGCTTACAGTCGACAGGCATCATGCCGGTTCTGGGGCGCTTCAAGTCGAAGCAAGTCCATTGCAGAAACTGTCATCGCCAAAGCGAGCACTTCGAGGAGAAGGAAACGGATGTCGCGATATCCACGAAATTACTCGAGGTGCTCCATCTGGACGCAGCAGACACGGTGGTGCTCGTTACCGGAGACACGGATCTGGCGCCGGCCGTCCGTACCGCGCGGTCGCTGTTTCCGGCCAAGCGCATCTGGTTCGTTTTCCCGTACAAGCGGAAGAACAACGAACTTGCACAAATCGCCGACGGTTACTGCTACATCCGCAAAGAGCGCTACGCGCAACATCAATTCCCTGCGGCTGTAACCCTGGCCACCGGCCGAACCAGAGCCAAGCCCACGACATGGTAGGCTGGTGGACGGGGCCTAGTCGCAGGGCGGGCACCCGCGGTCCAGCACGATCTCCCAGCGGCCGGCGGCCGTGCGCCGCCAGGTCGAGGTGAAGAAGCCGGCCGGCGAGCCGTCGGGCGCGGTGACCGGTCCGCTCGACAGGCCCAGATCCCCCGAAGCGAGCACCGCCACGTCCAGGGGCGCCCAGGCGAAGGGCGCCTCGTCCCCCTCGAAGAAGCGCGCCCAGCCGGCGGCCACCGCCGTGCGCCCCCGCAGGATCCCCTTGCCTCCGAAGAACACCGCGTCCTCAGCCAGGAACGACGTGAAGGCCGCGAGGTCGCGGTCGGCCATCGTCGCGGCGAAGGCCGTCTCGGCGGCGCGCAGTTCGGCCTCGAGGGTGGTGAGATCGGGCGCGGCGTCCGCGGCCGCGGCCGCAGACGCGGCGAAGGCGGGGGCGAGCAGCAGCGGGATCGCCGCCGCGACGAGCAGGTGGCGGATCGTCATCATGGGTCACCATCCGGGTCTGCGGGAACCGAGCTTTGCACGGAGAACGAGGTCAATATAGGCCCCGGAGCGGGGATTGTCCCCGTCCGGGACCGTTGCCGGGGGGGCGGCGCGGCGTTATCCTGGAACGCGCAACGATGCCGCAATCCCGGATGACCACCTCAAACGAGGAGACACCGTCATGGTCCACGTCCTGCCCGACCTGAAGTACGCGAAGAACGCGCTCGCCCCGCACATCTCGGCCGAGACGCTCGAATTCCACCACGACAAGCACCACGCGGCCTACGTCGCCAACCTGAACAACCTGATCCCGGGCACGGA
This sequence is a window from bacterium. Protein-coding genes within it:
- the sat gene encoding sulfate adenylyltransferase, with the protein product MSSQIRPHGSDHLMPLLLEGAARDAELKRAASLPQVVISSREAGDLIMLGIGGFTPLTGFMGKADWEGVCRDMKLQSGVFWPIPITLSVDRATAGALKTGDGIALVEPETGEILATMEVREQYEIDRAFECERVFRTVDPEHPGVKMVMEQKDVNLGGPVKVLSESTFPAEFPGLYMRPAESRRIFAERGWKTIAALQLRNPMHRSHEYLAKIALEINDGVFIHQLVGNLKPGDIPADVRAKCIDALVEGYFLKESVLQGGYPLDMRYAGPREGLLHGLFRQNFGCTHMIIGRDHAGVGNYYGPFDAQNIWSEIPAGSLEIEMLPIDWTFWCYKCGGMISMRTCPHGKEDRLFLSGTALRKGLSEGGEIPAEFSRPEVLAILKEYYAGIDAANRVEVKLHDAATGKGTEKKS
- a CDS encoding NYN domain-containing protein, which codes for MITTLYRTTFLVDGFNLYHSLRTASEEMGGASTKWLDLSSLLRSYLPNIGGGAQVERIYYFSALATHLEPRQPGVTVRHRSYIECLQSTGIMPVLGRFKSKQVHCRNCHRQSEHFEEKETDVAISTKLLEVLHLDAADTVVLVTGDTDLAPAVRTARSLFPAKRIWFVFPYKRKNNELAQIADGYCYIRKERYAQHQFPAAVTLATGRTRAKPTTW
- a CDS encoding nuclear transport factor 2 family protein; the protein is MMTIRHLLVAAAIPLLLAPAFAASAAAAADAAPDLTTLEAELRAAETAFAATMADRDLAAFTSFLAEDAVFFGGKGILRGRTAVAAGWARFFEGDEAPFAWAPLDVAVLASGDLGLSSGPVTAPDGSPAGFFTSTWRRTAAGRWEIVLDRGCPPCD
- a CDS encoding superoxide dismutase [Fe] (SodB; iron binding; present under aerobic and anaerobic conditions; destroys free radicals): MVHVLPDLKYAKNALAPHISAETLEFHHDKHHAAYVANLNNLIPGT